The following coding sequences are from one Bombus terrestris chromosome 14, iyBomTerr1.2, whole genome shotgun sequence window:
- the LOC100646557 gene encoding ATP synthase subunit d, mitochondrial — MSRQAIKAINWAALAERIPEAEKAALAAFKSKSDKYLQRMMANPEALPKIDWAYYKKVIVTPGLVDRFQKEYESLSIPYPADNYTAEIEAAKNETAKKIESFIQELNADIQEMHKGLDKLNDMIPFSEMTMDDYVDLKPDGCMQLDKVTTWPHDESTQEHNSNNEDSKESSSGH; from the exons ATGTCACGACAAGCAATTAAAGCGATAAATTGGGCTGCTCTCGCTGAGCGAATTCCAGAAGCTGAAAAAGCTGCTTTGGCCGCTTTTAAATCAAAGtctgataaatatttacaacg tatgATGGCTAATCCAGAAGCTCTACCAAAAATTGACTGGGCATATTATAAAAAAGTTATTGTGACTCCGGGTTTAGTAGATAGATTTCAAAAAGAATATGAATCATTATCAATACCATATCCAGCTGATAATTATACAGCAGAAATTGAAGCTGCAAAGAATGaaacc GCTAAGAAAATAGAAAGTTTCATTCAAGAATTAAATGCTGACATTCAAGAAATGCATAAAGGTTTGGACAAGCTAAACGATATGATACCGTTCTCTGAGATGACTATGGATGATTATGTTGATTTGAAACCAGATGGATGTATGCAACTAGATAAAGTTACAACCTGGCCTCATGACGAGTCAACTCAAGAACATAACTCTAATAATGAAGATTCAAAAGAAAGCAGCAGTGGTCATTAA